Below is a genomic region from Pontibacter deserti.
TCATTGGGCGATCCGCAAGGTTATATCCTGGATAAAGGTGGCTATATTCTAATGGCAAAGTATAACAACGAGATTGTAGGAACCTGTGCCCTTATTAACGATGGTAATGGTATCTATGAACTTGCTAAAATGGCTGTTACTCCCAAAGCGCAGGGTTTGAAGATTGGTAAACTACTAGGCGAAGCCGCTATAAAAAAAGCAAGAGCAGCGGGCGCATTAAAAGTATACCTGGTATCAAACCGCAGACTCGAAACAGCCCTTAATTTATACAAACGATTAGGTTTTGTAGAAGTACCAATGCCACCAAGCATTTACGAGCGGGCCGATATAAAAATGGAGATCGAGCTATAGGTATTAAGTACTATAAACTGGCCTGTTATCTTCAACGCGTACCACACCTACAGTCATCCAGCAGCCTTTGTAGTAGCCTTTGGTCTGGCGGGCTAGCATAAACAGGTAAGTGGCTCTTTCATCGTCCTGCGATGTGAGCACCACCAGCTGGTAAGCCGATTTGCCTGTTATAACCATGTTGCCTTTTTTGTAAGATTTAAAGTTTAGCATTGGCTTATAAACAGGGTCGCGCACCATCAGCCTGAAATGTTCTATCGGCCCCATACTTATCTTACTAACCGGCGAAGAAAAATTAAAGACAGTGATAATGCCGCTGTCGCTGCCATCGTTTTGCTGAAGTGCTTTTAACTGGATTTGTACCACATCCTGTGGCGAAAGGCCTTTAGATGGCCGTAAATAGCTCCAACTGGTTGCTGAGGAACCGGATGTCCCGGAAGTATTATAGCTGGCATAGTGGTGCTTGTTCTGATCCGGATCTATAGGTATACTCCACATAAATACCAAAAGCAGCAACACGCCTACCACGAGTAGGGCCTTATCCACAAAATCTCCCGAGCCCTTCATAAGTTTATGTACTTTATATAGAACAGGATAGTTGTGCTTTTACCCCTTTTTTAAGTGCGGTAGCAGGTATAAACAAAAGTTTAAGGTTCCGTATACTTGCTCAAGCTATCATCTATGAAAAACCTGCTGACTTACTACATCACTCAATTCAGGTATTGGTTTACAGGTATACCTGCTGTGCAGCGCTTCCAAATTCAGCATCCCAAAGTTTCGGACTTTATAAGCGATAGGTTTAGCACCAGAATGTTTGTTGGGTTGCCCCTTACATTGCTGTTACTGGTTGGCTGGGTAAATGTAATGCTACTCTCTGAGCTAACTGAAAGTGTAGTGGATGCCGAGTGGGTGGTAGTAGCTGACCAAAAATTTACAGATCTGCTTTACAGTATGCGGTCTGATTGGCTGAGCATAACGATGTTTGCCTTAACCCAGTTGGGCGAACAACTCGCTGTATTTGTCATAGGCGGCATAGCAACACTCATCTTCCTGTTTCGGAAACGATATTGGGCCATTATTGCTTTCTGGCTGGCTATGGGTGGCGTAGGGCTTTCGGTGAGGTTTGCCAAAACATTTATCAGCCGTGCCCGCCCTGCCGATGTAGCGTATTATGAAGTAGAGCATTATTCTTTCCCGAGTGGGCATGCTACTACAGCTATGGCGCTGTTTGGGTTGCTGGCTTACTTCCTTTACCGGCACAACAACTCAGGCCCCTATCGCACCCTTATTGCCTGGCCTACAGCTATACTTATTTTGCTGGTAAGCTTCAGTAGAATATACCTTGGTGTACACTTCTTATCTGATGTGCTGGCAGGTATGTTGCTGGGGCTGCTTTGGATGCTGGTAGGTGTAAGCCTGGAAGAAGTAATGCAGTATAGAAGGAAAAGAAGAGAAGTATAGCATTATTAAAGTTTAACTATACTTTTTAAAACCGCAATCGTATGCAAATGCATGCACCTGAAATACTTACGCGGCCTTTGTGGCTTAGCCCTTATACTTACCTGTTGGTTATTTGCAACTCAGTCTGCTTCAGCATATGGAGTGCTCTCGCATCAGGCTATCATTGATGCCTCCTGGGACAAAGATCTTAAACCGCTTTTACAGAAACGTTACCCCAACGCCACTGAAGAAGAACTTAAAAAAGCACATGCCTTTGCTTATGGCGGAGCTATACTTCAGGATATGGGGTACTTTCCGTTCGGTAGCAAATTTTTTACAGACCTGTTGCACTATGTGCGTAGTGGTGATTTTGTACAAAACCTGCTGCACGAAGCCCAAAATGTAAATGAATATGCTTTTGCCTTGGGTACGCTGGCTCATTATAATGCAGATGTTTATGGTCACTCGCTGGGTACAAACAAAGCAGTACCGTTGGTATATCCAAAACTGGAGCAGGAGTTTGGCAGCACCGTAACCTTTGCCGATCATCCGGTATCACATGTTAAAACAGAGTTTGGCTTTGATGTATTGCAGGTGGCCCGCGGGAACTATGCCCCGGAATCGTATCAGCAGTTTATTGGTTTTGAAGTAGCCCAGGAGCCACTGGAGCGGGCCTTTTTAAAAACCTATGGACTAGAGCTGGGAGATGTATTTGTAAATGTGCCACTGGCAGTTGGTACCTACCGCTATACTATAAAGAACCTGATGCCAGACCTTACCAAAGCTGCCTGGCAAGCAAAAGCGAATGACATAAAAGCAGCAAAACCGGGTGCCACCCGTCGCACATTTATTTACCGTATGAGCCGGGCCAAGTATAACAGCAACTGGGGAGAAACTTACGAACGACCAGGTTTCTTCACCCGGATTATGGCCTGGGTTATCAAAATTCTTCCGAAGGTAGGGCCGCTCCGCTCATTGGGCTTTACTATGCCAACTCCGGAAGCAGAACATCTTTTTTATAAAAGTTTTAACACTACAGTAAGTAAGTATGCGGCCGTGTTACAGCAGTTGCGCAACAGCGAATCTGCGATGGAGAACCTGCAGCTCGATACCGGAAAGAAAACGGAGCCGGGGGAGTATGCGCTTACCGATGAAACTTATACAGCGCTGCTGCAAAAGCTGGATAACAGCAAGTACAAATACCTTACACCTGAGCTGCAGCAAAATATTCTGGGCTTTTATAAAAGCATGAAACCAAAAAAAGAACAGGAGCAGGACGAAGATCATTTAAAGACCACAGAGGCACTAGAAAGACTGAAAGCACACCAGCCGGCAGCCCGAAAATAACCTGTAAACCTAGTGAGATGTTATTATGAATAAGGAGAAATGTAGCAATTGATGTAACTATATGCTCTGAAAACCGATAAAATAAGTCTGACAATACCGGAAACAGCAAAGGAATACGAAGTTGAGGTTCCGGGTTAAACGTCATATATAATTGAAATTTAAACCTAATAAACCATGGAAAACAGACAGAATAGCTCGCAGAGCAATCAATCATTTTCAAACCAGTCATCACAGAGCAACCAGCCTAGCGCAAGCCAGTCTTCGCAAAGCAGTCGCTCTCAGAGCAGCCAGCCTTCTGCATCCTCTACTACAGGGTCAAGTGTAGGTAGCCAAAGCTCACGTTCTGGTTCAAGCTCAAGCTCATCTTCAAAAATGGGCGGTCTTGATATGAACGCTATGACAAGCAAACTTCAGGAACTTGGTACACAAGCTATGAATAAAGTTAATGGCCTAAGTACTACTCAGAAAGTGGTTGGAGGTTCGCTTCTTGCACTTGGTGCTGGTTGGTTAGCTATGAATTCGCGCAACAAAACCAAAACCAGATCAAACCTGAATACAACAAGAACAAACAAGTTCGGTAGATCATCTTCTTAACCGTAACTATAGATTAAAAATAAAAAGCCTGGTGCTCCTGCATCGGGCTTTTTGTTTAGTAGTTTACTTTAATAAAGTATAGTTTTAGATTTAATAGACTTTAAGCAACTGACTTATACTTTTAATTGAATCAGAATGGCAAAAAAAGTTACCCTGCACTTCGACCCGGAATTAAGCCTGAACCAGGAAGAGAAACATGTGCGTGACGGCCTCTCTACGGTACTGCACACCGGCGATAACCTATGGTTGAGCTGCGACGAACGGACAACTATAGAGCGCCTTACCCAACAGAAAGATGGCTCCTTTGGTACGCATAAATCTTTTTGCCTTTCTGATTACCTGCAACTACCCGATAGTACCGACAGCGAAATTGATATTGAGGGAATGGGTATGGAGAATAACTACCTATGGCTGGTAGGGTCGCATAGTTTAAAACGCAAAAAGCCCCGAAAGGACGACAGTGTGGCCAAACAGATGAAACGGCTGGCACAGGTAAAATCAGACCAGAACCGATACCTGCTGGCACGTATCCCTGTTATTAAAGATGAGAAGACTAGCGATTATACCCTCTGCAAAGAATGCCCTGACCCGGATAACCCGAAGAAGGCATTGCGCGCTGCACAGTTAAAGGGTGGTGAGAGTAGCAGCGATCTGCTGGAAGCGCTGAAGAAAGATGATCACATCGCACCGTTTTTAACTATACCTGGTAAGGATAATGGGTTTGATATTGAAGGCTTAGCTACAAGCGGCAACAAATTATACCTGGGTTTGCGCGGACCAGTGCTGCGTGGATGGGCTATAGTATTGGAGCTTGAGTTGGAAGAAGCTGAAGAAGGATTTCTGAAACTGAAACAGCTGACGCCGGAACGGCCATACAAAAAACACTTCCTGCACCTGAAGGGCAAAGGCATACGCGAACTGCGCATTCTGGGGAATGATATGTATATACTTGCTGGCCCTACCATGGACCTGGATGGAGTAATTGCAGTGTACCGCTGGCGCAATGTTTTAAAACAGAAAGGCGAATCAATGGTGCATACTGCAGACTTAGAGCGCCTGTGCGAAGT
It encodes:
- a CDS encoding zinc dependent phospholipase C family protein, whose amino-acid sequence is MHLKYLRGLCGLALILTCWLFATQSASAYGVLSHQAIIDASWDKDLKPLLQKRYPNATEEELKKAHAFAYGGAILQDMGYFPFGSKFFTDLLHYVRSGDFVQNLLHEAQNVNEYAFALGTLAHYNADVYGHSLGTNKAVPLVYPKLEQEFGSTVTFADHPVSHVKTEFGFDVLQVARGNYAPESYQQFIGFEVAQEPLERAFLKTYGLELGDVFVNVPLAVGTYRYTIKNLMPDLTKAAWQAKANDIKAAKPGATRRTFIYRMSRAKYNSNWGETYERPGFFTRIMAWVIKILPKVGPLRSLGFTMPTPEAEHLFYKSFNTTVSKYAAVLQQLRNSESAMENLQLDTGKKTEPGEYALTDETYTALLQKLDNSKYKYLTPELQQNILGFYKSMKPKKEQEQDEDHLKTTEALERLKAHQPAARK
- a CDS encoding DUF4864 domain-containing protein, whose product is MKGSGDFVDKALLVVGVLLLLVFMWSIPIDPDQNKHHYASYNTSGTSGSSATSWSYLRPSKGLSPQDVVQIQLKALQQNDGSDSGIITVFNFSSPVSKISMGPIEHFRLMVRDPVYKPMLNFKSYKKGNMVITGKSAYQLVVLTSQDDERATYLFMLARQTKGYYKGCWMTVGVVRVEDNRPVYST
- a CDS encoding phosphatase PAP2 family protein — protein: MKNLLTYYITQFRYWFTGIPAVQRFQIQHPKVSDFISDRFSTRMFVGLPLTLLLLVGWVNVMLLSELTESVVDAEWVVVADQKFTDLLYSMRSDWLSITMFALTQLGEQLAVFVIGGIATLIFLFRKRYWAIIAFWLAMGGVGLSVRFAKTFISRARPADVAYYEVEHYSFPSGHATTAMALFGLLAYFLYRHNNSGPYRTLIAWPTAILILLVSFSRIYLGVHFLSDVLAGMLLGLLWMLVGVSLEEVMQYRRKRREV
- a CDS encoding DUF3616 domain-containing protein → MAKKVTLHFDPELSLNQEEKHVRDGLSTVLHTGDNLWLSCDERTTIERLTQQKDGSFGTHKSFCLSDYLQLPDSTDSEIDIEGMGMENNYLWLVGSHSLKRKKPRKDDSVAKQMKRLAQVKSDQNRYLLARIPVIKDEKTSDYTLCKECPDPDNPKKALRAAQLKGGESSSDLLEALKKDDHIAPFLTIPGKDNGFDIEGLATSGNKLYLGLRGPVLRGWAIVLELELEEAEEGFLKLKQLTPERPYKKHFLHLKGKGIRELRILGNDMYILAGPTMDLDGVIAVYRWRNVLKQKGESMVHTADLERLCEVPHGHGAESGKDKAEGLAVYDERNLMVVFDSPRDARKVGEHSVIADLIKID
- a CDS encoding GNAT family N-acetyltransferase, translating into MQTSETAAVTILDFEPEHAAKFRELNEEWITHYFVMEEADHKSLGDPQGYILDKGGYILMAKYNNEIVGTCALINDGNGIYELAKMAVTPKAQGLKIGKLLGEAAIKKARAAGALKVYLVSNRRLETALNLYKRLGFVEVPMPPSIYERADIKMEIEL